Within Brachyhypopomus gauderio isolate BG-103 chromosome 4, BGAUD_0.2, whole genome shotgun sequence, the genomic segment AACACAGTGACTTGAGGTGCAGTCATAGTAGGCCAGCACCCACAGACAGTTAGAGGCCATAAAACGGTCAGGAAAGTCCAGGACCACATAGAGCGTGGCATTTGAAGCAGGAGTGAATCTGCATTTGAGGAAAATAACTGCAATTATGTGAAGAAGTAAGTCTAAATTGAGACGCCCAGGGGTCTGTAGTGGCAGGAAGATCAGAGCCGAATAAATACCACAGCTCTGATAACACGAGGGCGGGCACCCCAGCGGCCTCTCCGCGGAAACGAGCTCGTACGTCGCACCACGAGATGGACAACCTTGGGGATATGGGTAACAGAAGCAGGCGAGCGAGCCGCACTGGTGGAAATGATGGGAAACGGCACAGACAGAATGCGCTGGGCGATGAAAATGATGACAGACGGCCTGATCCGTCCTGCATGCTCTGGATTTCGGACAGTGTTGGATGTACTATGATTGTTGATTATGATTGTTGATATGTTGATTACATTTCCTATTGCATGTCCATGTGGCCAAAAATTACATAGAGATATTTTTTTGCTGACAACAAAGGTGAAAGATACAATGGCGGGGAATTTCATAGCGCTCAGTACAAAACTGATTAACCCTCTCATATAAGAGGTGAAAATGTGCAAGATTCATAGTACTTAATAAATGTTGTAGCATCGCTGACTCCAGCATGAAGGACTCCAGCGAGTTCATGAATGGTGAGAGCTTCAGCTGTCTGTCCATATAGGAAATACTGAACAGACTGCATCATACCTCTGAACCTCTTTAACCTCAATTCAAATGGTTCATGTTTAGACGTGGTCATGTAACAGATACTTACAGATGCACGATCTCTGGACTGTCTCACTGCACTGAGGGGCTGACGTCCATCTGCTGACactggagagaaagagggggatataaagagagagagagagagagagactgggattGTGAGTATTTATTCTTTAAAGGTTTATAGAAACAACTGTGAGAAATGAAGGACATGCAGACAAATGCACAAACATTTGCTCCCTTTCATCAAACGCTCAACAAGTAATATCCACAGCATACATACAGGATTCATACAGCATACATACAGGATTCATACAGCATACATACAGGATTCATACAGCATACATACAGGATTCATACAGCATTCGTTCAGCAAATTTACAACAAAGACGGTGCACTGCAAGTGTATTTTAAAGCATAAACTATAGCTTCAGTTATTGTGAATCTCCTTTGTAACTGTAAGACAGTAGCCTTGATGCTTGATGCTTAGTTCAACCCACAACTGACAGAAGCTGCCTTGAGGTTTTCTGGTGTAGTATTATCCAGACTTTAAAAACTGCTTTCATTACATAAGGAGGGTTTGCTGTAACTTCTAATTGGGCCTCTGCAGCAACTTACTAGATTTTAAACATACATTCAAACTCAATTtccagagagagggtgggggcctctttctctttcctctgatcctccctttctctctttctctctctctctctgattctcACTTTCCGTGCAAGGCCATATTATTTCTTAGCAGGCCTATAACTTTAAAGCAGCAGTTGCCTGGCAACCACTGCAGATATACTACCGATCTAACAAGCTTCTTCAGCATATGAACTGCTACCCACAGTGGAAGCCCATGTTTCTATAGAGAAATACATCCTACCGCAACTCACCCATCACAGTCACACTTCAGCGATGTCACAGTCATACACATTAGTCCAAGAGGCAGCACGTGCTTAGTGATTAAAAACACAAAGGAACTTCACAGTGTGATCACGGTTCATTGCCAAACGTAGGGATGAGAAGCGGAGATGAACGTGGAGACCAAAGTGGAGAAAGCAAAACGACAGATCGATAAGCTGGAAGAGAAATTCACTGAGCACAGACAGCAACACTGAAGCACATTTCAAAATCAACACAACACTTCACTTAAAGAAGAATCAAGATCTATGAGCAAAACAACTACAAAACAATAatggcaataaaaaaaaaaaacaaaacaaaagaaacaaaccATGAAGCACATGGACAAACATAACTCCTAAAATGGCATGCCAATGTACACGTCTGCCAGCCACACTGCATGAAGCAGCCTCCCTGTCTGATCACCTGTGGGTTTCCGTTTAGCCCAGACGTGGTGTTGAGGAGGCCTAGCGTGTCTTACGGCGGGCTTTAAAACACTCTTCCGTGAGGGAGAGCGGCTCTGAATGTCAGATTTTTTTGTGAGCTCAACCTTCTTAATCACAGCTATAAAAGGGAAacagagagtgagtgaaagagGTAGCACCAGGACCCAGGACCTAAGACCCAGAATCCAGGACCCAGGACCTACAATTCAGGATCCAGGATCCCGGACCCAGGACCCAGGATGTTAGATCATTCATACATGCCTCTTGAAATAACGAATAGTGCACCTACTCAAAGTGGGTCACAAACTtattcaaacaaaaaaaatcgaATAACAGATAAATTTTTTTGTATGTACATAATTTGCTATTTGGTCAAGAATATTACAATAATCTTACATAATGTAATACAATTCTGGTAAATACTTTGCCAAAGTTAACAGTCATTCCTGCATCAGAAAccttttttcttctttgtctCCTCCCTCTGGATGGGCACTGGCTCCTTGCAGGCAGGTTTACGTTCAGGGGTGGAGATGCGACCCTTGACCCTGCCACTCTTAGACTTCTGCTTGACTTGCTTCTCAGTGGGAAGCTTCTTGGCGGGGCTGAACGTCCTCGGGAGCGGCTCAATCCTCTCTGTTGCCAAGCTTTTATCATCGTCCGCTGAGATTAAAAGGTAAATGGATGAAACTCAGATTACGAGTGAAATTAGACAAGAGCTGACAGAAATCACACAGCTGTAAGAAATTAAAATGCTTATATTTATGATGAACAATCAGCTGAATTCTTTGCATCATAATAAAATCTGGTCATACTTTAATTGTAACAGAAATGTGATTATTTTAAACCTATtcctgtttctgcttttaaatgctaaataaagaaaataaatagaAAGAAAATACTAGTCACCTTGTGTGTCCACCCAGGAACTGTCCAAGATGGAGTCGTCCATGGTGGTCTCATCTTTGTAGTCATCGTAGCTCTCAGTAACTCCCTCACTTTCTGGCACTTCCTTCGGAAGGCACACAGGAGCTTGCACAGATTCTGGGACATCTGGAACCTCGTCAAGGCTAGCAGCTTCTAGCTCTACTTCCTGGGCCATTTCCACTgactcttcttcctcttcttcctcttggaGTAGCTGAGGGGGCTCCTCCTCAGGAGGAGCAGAGAATCGTACACTGTGACTAGGTTCCTCTCGCTCATCGATGGTCTGCACCACCGTGATGAAGTCATCTTCCACGGTCACTACAGACTCGATGGCCGCTCGAGGTTCTGCGGTCTCCTCTACTGCTGCCTCGGCCCCTTGAACCTCCTCTTGCTCTTTTTCCTCCACTTCAGTCCTAGTCATCTCTGCTTCAGCCTGCTTTGATTCGGCCTTTTCTGCGGCAACCTTTTCTGTTTGAACCAACTCGGTTTCAACCTTTCCTGTTTCAACCTGCTGTGTTTCAGCCTTTTCCAGTTCAACCGTCCCTGTTTCAGGTGTCTCGATCTCAAGCCTGTCTGTTGCAGCCTCCCCTGTTTCAAGCTTCTCTGTTTCGGGCTTTTCCATTTCAATGGTGTCTTTTTCAGTCCCCATTATCTCGGTCTCAGGCATAATCTCTGGCACCAAGTCATCAGGCTTAAGTGGTTTTGCTTCCTCCATGAGTTCCTCAGGCTCCTCAGCTAGTTCTATTTCATCTTCCATATATTGTGCCTCAGGCTTCTCAGCCTTCACAAGATCTGACTGCACCAGGTCCTCACCAGTAGCCTCCTTCTCCTTACTGGGTTCAACTAAGAGTTGATCCTCTTTAGTGGATTTCTCAACAGATCCAGCAGGTGACAATTTCATTGGCTCTGCTTTCAGAGCCTCTTTATCCTCTGCTGGTTTAGGTTTCTCTGCATCAACTTGCATCTTCTCCTCTTCTGGAGCACTCTCCACTGATGATGTTGGGGAGGGTTTGATTGGTCTTGCGATCCTGTGTTTAGCAACTCCAGTGAGCTGGTACACATCTTCTGCATCTACCTCCTCATAGGCTTCCTGGTGCACCAGGTCTGGCTTGTTCTTCACCTTCTCCCTCAACTCTTGGAGTTCCCGCTCCTCCTCTACACTTAAAGGCCGGTCCTCCATTTCTAGCTTGCGGATTTGCCTCTCGTAATCGGCGATTTCAGCTTCCTGCTCAGCCATAAGCTTGGCCTGGGCATCAAGACCAGGTCTGGCCTCTTCCAACGTGACTGTTACAGTTGGAGTGACAAAAGTGTCCCCTTGCTTTTCTGGTTGCTTGGCCTCAATGGTATCGTTCTTGCTGGGCTCTTCTGCTGTGTCCTTCTCTTCATCTGCTTGAGGGGCGATTTGCTTAAATGTTGAGCCCTCTTTTCCACTGGGAACCGGACCTGCATCTTTCTCCACTGAGATCATAGTGTTGAAGATCTGCATTGGTGGGGATTCCATTGGACTGTGCACATCTGCAGGAGACGGCATGGGACCCGAATACTCACTGAAAACACAGTATCCCTGCTCCTCTAATTGACCCTCACTTTTTGTAACTCGCTGACTCTGGCTGCCCTGAAGCAAATGAGCTAATGAATCGCTCACAAGGGCAGGCATGTCTGCTGGGACTGACTTCCTCCTCATGATCTCAGGGTCAGTGTTCTCAGACATCAGCCTCGATCGATTACCGGCCAAGTCTAGCATTTCAGGTAGATCTGGTGCCATCACAACACCACCATTTTTGCAGGAGTACTTGGTAGGTATAGGAGACTCTGGGGATTCTGACTGTGGACTTGTGGGTTTGACATCACCTACTGTCTCTTGGGGAGGGGAAGTGGTTGGAGTTGGGATGGAAGCAGATGTCTCCAGGATCAGCGGTGGGAAAGAGGGAGGTTTCTCCACTGATGGAGTCGTGATGGGAAGGTAGTCAGCAGATTCATCTAGGCTTCCGCTGGTATAAGACATGATATCAGTTGCTAAGGGGGAGAAGTTCCTGGGACGCCCTTGACCTCCACTCTGATCCATAGCTCCGATGGTGATATTTAGGGAATAGCTTCTTTGTTCCAGGGCCAGTTTTCCGGGAGAGAGTCTGCAGTCATCCCTCGCTTCAGCATGTGGGAAAACGTTTGGCTCCTCTGTTGTACCCTTTTGATTTTCAGGCTTTTCATCCACCTGAGCTAGGGAACTGTAGCTGATTTCTGGAACTGAAACAGCATTTTCTGTCTCATCCAATGCAGCACTAAGCTCATAATAACCTTCGCCTTGGCTTCTGGCTTCATCTGATTTCAGTGTTGTAGTCTCGAAGTAAGCAGACATTCCAGATTTGTCTTTAAATTGCTCTTCATCTTTATCAAAGTTAGGAGAGTCTTTTCCAGGCACTTCTGGAGTTTTGGCACTTGCTGTAATTTCTATCTTCTTGTCTCCAGTAATGATTGATTCTACTTCCAGTGATTTCTCTTCATGTGTTGGAGCTTTACTGAACTTGGGTTCATCTGAAGGAGCGAGATTCTCAATACTGAATGGTGAATCAGCCTTGTGAGCTGAAGCATCCATAGGCTCTTTGGTTTGCCCCTGGCCATTTGGAGGAATAGCAAAATCCTCAGTGCCAATCAGGGTGGGTAACAGGGCGTCTGATATGCCTTTGTCAGGAACAACACTCTGGAAAGACGGCAGGTCTCCAGGATGCACCTCTGACAGCGTGAAGTCCATGCCGACCGGTGAGGTCCTCTCGCCACAGGGCTTCTCTGGGTCCATCTTCACAGCTGAAAGCAAATCTTAAGTGATCTGGTTGTGCTGCATCACTGCGGATTTGCCAGGCCGACCACCACACAGACAAGCAAAGCCCAACACCGCACACGACGTTCAGCATGGCGGATGAAACAAACCAGCACATACCAAGTCAGTGACGCCCGAAGTGATGGTATGGACCAACATGCAAAATGCTGGATGGATGAGATCCACACGTTGATGATGAAAGGTGACTTGGCCTGATACACAGCAACTGTCAGGGCTCCACACATGAATTTGGATGGATTTAATCATATTAAATACAGTTGATATAAACTTGTTTATTAAATACAGCATTAGCACCATTAGAGATTGTAGTGAAAATTGCAGCGAAGTACCCAGAAATTCCAGAGATACAGGACGTTTCAGAAAGTGCTTGCACAACTGATGATGGGTGTCCTGTTTCTGAGGAAACTCTATGTACTTcactatatataaataaattttttttgtgtAAACTATAAATGACATGATCTTGTTCAACAAATCAGAGGGAAAAATCAGCTTGTGAAAGCTTGAACAGTTTGTGAAATCTGTGAATATGTATTTTATctgatataaataaaataatacaaaatTAAAGACTTGGGCATGATACACATTTTAGGTTTTGGAATAAAACTGAATAAATGTCTTGACAATGACAAATAAAAAGGAATGTAAACAAAAAGCtaaataaacacataaaaaacacattGGATTTCAACCAAATCTTGCATTAAATAAAACCACAGCATGCTGTATAGAAACCACCATTCACGAGCAATGGAGCTGGTCAAAAAGACTGAAGAATGAATGAGAGGTGATGCAAAAGCTCAGCCTGGCCGCAGGAGCCGAGAGGAAGCAGTGGAGGAGGCGTCACCAGGAAACAAGACAGCAATCGCACTGAAAAAACAGCAGTTAGGCAAAAGGAGCAAGGAGAGCGGGAAAGGAAAAGAAAAGGTTGAAGCAACACGCAGCCCTGGCCACAGAAGCGGATCACCATCAGGCCTGTGATGCCCGGCAGCAGCAGCAAAGAAGAGGACATACTTCCACACTCCCTCAAGCTTGTGTTTGTCTTTTTCTTTtcccttttttcttttcttttggaAAGCGAGAAGAGAAACATGCAGGCTGAAGAGGGTGGGAGGACACACCTTTATCAGGGTTCTCGAACCTCTCTGGCTCCTCAGTGCTCCCGTTAGGAGCTCCTGAGCCAGCAGTGAGTGCCTGGTTCTCGGCCTGCGGACAGGGCAAAGCCTGGGCCTCGCCTAGCACCTCTGCCTGCTCTAAGAGCTCGGATGGGGATTCCTGCTCAGGCTCCTCCCCACTccacagctcctcctcctcctcctcctcctcctctaagGCTTCTGCAGGagtgtcctcctcttcctcctctgctgCGGAAAGAGCCTCTATGGTCTCTTCTTCTTAACAGACAGGGGGACAGGTGTAACGTCAATACTACGGGACAACACAGACTTGGGCTACAGGCGCTGGAGAGATCGGGACACTTTCAGCTCTGATGAGAATTGAACTAATCTAGACGTTGCATGTGTACTGTTTCAGTATGAATATGGCACGTGGGATCCCCTCAGGTTAATAATAACCATCATTGTATCACTGAGTAGCTTATTATAAAATATGGATACAGTTCTACATCTTAGAAGATTAGCAATCCATTTATcagatatatattatatacagtatCTTAACTTTCACAGTGTAGTGCAGTTTGGGGCTTTAGGGACATCTCCTTTACCATCCTGTCATGTAGgagggggcaggaaggcaaCTTAGATACAGATATGAATGAAGCGTTGAAAATAGTGGTGTAATGATCATAGCTGGCAAGGCCCTTGGAGTGAGGGGTCTTTTTGACTCCTTCTGAGTCACAGTGACTCTCCCTGTTTAGCACTGCAGTGCTTGGGATAACATGACAGTAAACATGTActctccccaccccccacccccagcagCATCCACACTGCTCTCTGGTTAAATCTGTGATGTACCCCCTTATTTAACTGCTCTTCGATTTGTGGGACTACGTGTGTTAATTTTAAATGTTACAACCTTATCTGTGGATGAGGGCACAGTACAAACTCTAGAACTTCAACACCAGTTCTTATCCACGAGGGCGTAGCAGGGTTGTCTAGCTTTGGGACTTAACTGCGTGTGGAGTGCTAGTCTCAAAGCTGTCAAGAGCGAATTTGAGATTGAGACCAAGACGTCCTGCCTGGGCGAGACAGTCCCAAGTTATCAACAAGAGTCTGCAGCTCAGGACGTCTTTAGGAAAGCTACTGGGAGTGATACTGGGAGTGAATGCTGGGAGTGATACTGAGAGTGAATGCTCGGAGTGATACTGAGAGTGATGTTGGGAGTGACACGCTGGTTCAGGGAGTGACACGCTGGTTCTGGGAGTTTTTGACACCCCAGATCAGCTCTCAGCAGACCGTCacagagagggacaggaagATATGGTCTGAGGTAGAGAGCAGGAGGACTGGgggatttttgtgtgtgtgtgtgtgtgtgtgtgtgtgtgtgtgtgtgtgtgtgtgtgtgtgtgcatgaaggcACACACCATCAGGAGAAGAGCTGAAAGTCTTCCTGTGATCTACAGCATGTGTACATCAGCAGGTGGGGAAATGGGTCGGAACCTGAATATGGGGGCGGGGCATGGACAGGTGGGTATGTTTTTGGGCCagatgacagacagacagacagtcggACAGACAGAAAGACGGACAGACCAAACAGGCAGAAGACAGAAATGCACAGCATGCTCAACTGACCTGCTGATGATGCCAGTCATGTGGCTCACACATCTTAACGCCATCAAAGACGACGGCTCCGGGCGTGCCGGGGTGCgtgactacacacaccctctcacaccacGCACGCCTTCTAAACTGAGCCCAATGACTTGTAATGAAATGTCCCAAAAACGCGCAGACAAACAAAAGATAGGGCACGCCCAAGAACAAGGAACGCCCCACAGACAGAGCGCGCACAACACGACAGAAACAGAAGACAGAAGGAAGgggaggctgagagagagagagagagaggggaggaagagtaAGAGAGCAATAGAAGGGGGATAAAGAAAGGAGGAGAGGTCTGGAGAGGGGAGCAGGAGGGGAGGCGGGATGGCGGAGAGGAACCATGCGCGGTTCACCTTCGATCTGCCTAAAAGCTGCAGCCTGCCCTGGTGGGCCCGACCCCGAGAGGGTCCACTCGGGGCTGAATAAGGGGTGGTCATAGTACTCCTCGTCAGAGTAGTAGGGCTCATCCTCGGGCACTGAAACTGAGATGGAGGGGGCGAGGAACTTGCACCTCTCCCGAGAATTTTGGAAGCGGCGGAGAGGCCCTGCCTCCTCCTCATCCCCTACATCTACAAACAGACACAAGGAGAAGGAGCTGCAGGAAAATCCgcacacggagagagagagagagagagagagagagagagagagagagagagagagagggagagatagagacagggggagatggagagagaaagagggagagagacagagtgagagagggagagggtgagagagaaatagggagatggagagataaagagggagagagagacagagaggaagatggagagagaaggagggagagagagagacagagaggaagatggagagagaaagagggagagagagagagacagagagagaggaggagacagaaagagaaaattggggcagacacagggagagagagagcacaaggtggggagaaacaaagagagaaatggggcagatggagagagaaagagagaaaggagcagaaagagaagaagatCAGGGGATACACAAAGTGACAGAAAGTAGAAAAGGACACAAGTGCTCAGGCAGAAAAAAGTGAGGAAGACTAAAAAGGAAGTGGAGAGGAGGCCCAAGGTGAtgaagggcagagagagagaggaagagtacgAAGGAAGAgtatggaggaagagaggagatgcACGGTAGCGGCAAAAAACATAAAGACAGAAAATAGTACCACTGATGCACGATACTGGAGTCAGAGAGACTCAACGAAAGtgagaaagagacacacacacacacacacacacacaacacagatacacacatatacacgagACCAGAAACACAGACATCTGCTGTGGTGGCACCATGTCATTCTCATACAGCATGAAGGAGCTTCACTTTAAAGCTGATATGAAGATCAGATAACATCCTCCAATGAGTGAAAGCCATGGAACCAGGAAGACCCACTGAGTCAATCAGAATTGCTTGAACATTTCCTTCCCATATCCTGATTCTCCAGACTTTCTATAAGACGGTGATTAGCATTACAGTGGAGCAATTTCTGATGGGTCTGATTGGGAGTGGCTCCAGATGGATTAATGCTTGACTGACAGAGCAACAACCCTCTGGACATGAGCATTAATGGCAGGACTAAACAGTCTGGGTTCTCCCGGCCCGGGTGCCTCTCAGGTCcacactgagcatgtgcagagATATAGCAAAGGGCCCTGAAGAAGAGTTTCCATGTTGGTTTCCATGGCAACGTATAAGGTGTCAGAGGATAATCTGAGCACAGTGCAGACCTCCACTGGGTCGACCAGGGAGCTGTTACTACCACTGATGCAGTCAGAGAAATACACCACaatgcacaaacaaacaaacaaacacagaaacaaacacacaagcgCAGGCCCACAACGTTAACACGGCACCGACAAAAACACAGCATGCAGAGAGGAAAGAACAGgaagaatggggggggggggggggggtgttcccaAATCACCCGGGGGTTCATCGAGGGCGGAGCCACAGCTGGTCACATGCAGGGTGGAGGCTCCTGAAGGGGTCAGGAGTGTCGGTACGGAGACAGCGGGGTGATGGTTATGGAGGTGAGGGGACGCTGTTTTGAGTCCGGGCTGGTCTCCCCGGAGACTGTGTGATGAAAGTGAGGGGGCGTGTCCATAACATGTGCCGAGGAcaaatgaggaagaggaggaagtggCCAAGTCAGCGCTGTGCGCACGTCTCCCCCAGTGTGGCGCTCTCTGGCTCCCCCTGCTGGGCAGGAGCTGGCGACTCATTGCGCAGTTGAGGTGACGGCCAGAAAAAAAGCCCTCATGGGACCCGCGATCGAGGAAGATGGAGACACACCCAGACCATGAACTCCATTTACACTCATATCTTTGTGCACgcaaccacacacacgtgcgAGCGTGCACtcacgcccgcacacacacgcaccagccGCTGCAGACACGTACCTTGCTCCAGTGGGCCAAAGTGCTCAGCTgcaggtgagggaggtggagaaggaggcAGGTTGGCAGAATCTTCCactgcgcacgcacgcacacacacacacacacacacacacacacacacacacacacacacacacacacacacacacacacacacacaca encodes:
- the map2 gene encoding microtubule-associated protein 2 isoform X7, with protein sequence MADGRQPEDSAPQWASLGAQASSSPVGHEENGFSYRSCQPGAASYTRENGFNGDLPSGHAVTAEQVSARIVQEVTAEAVAVLKGEQELHPDTAVRLPSVEDSANLPPSPPPSPAAEHFGPLEQEEETIEALSAAEEEEEDTPAEALEEEEEEEEELWSGEEPEQESPSELLEQAEVLGEAQALPCPQAENQALTAGSGAPNGSTEEPERFENPDKAVKMDPEKPCGERTSPVGMDFTLSEVHPGDLPSFQSVVPDKGISDALLPTLIGTEDFAIPPNGQGQTKEPMDASAHKADSPFSIENLAPSDEPKFSKAPTHEEKSLEVESIITGDKKIEITASAKTPEVPGKDSPNFDKDEEQFKDKSGMSAYFETTTLKSDEARSQGEGYYELSAALDETENAVSVPEISYSSLAQVDEKPENQKGTTEEPNVFPHAEARDDCRLSPGKLALEQRSYSLNITIGAMDQSGGQGRPRNFSPLATDIMSYTSGSLDESADYLPITTPSVEKPPSFPPLILETSASIPTPTTSPPQETVGDVKPTSPQSESPESPIPTKYSCKNGGVVMAPDLPEMLDLAGNRSRLMSENTDPEIMRRKSVPADMPALVSDSLAHLLQGSQSQRVTKSEGQLEEQGYCVFSEYSGPMPSPADVHSPMESPPMQIFNTMISVEKDAGPVPSGKEGSTFKQIAPQADEEKDTAEEPSKNDTIEAKQPEKQGDTFVTPTVTVTLEEARPGLDAQAKLMAEQEAEIADYERQIRKLEMEDRPLSVEEERELQELREKVKNKPDLVHQEAYEEVDAEDVYQLTGVAKHRIARPIKPSPTSSVESAPEEEKMQVDAEKPKPAEDKEALKAEPMKLSPAGSVEKSTKEDQLLVEPSKEKEATGEDLVQSDLVKAEKPEAQYMEDEIELAEEPEELMEEAKPLKPDDLVPEIMPETEIMGTEKDTIEMEKPETEKLETGEAATDRLEIETPETGTVELEKAETQQVETGKVETELVQTEKVAAEKAESKQAEAEMTRTEVEEKEQEEVQGAEAAVEETAEPRAAIESVVTVEDDFITVVQTIDEREEPSHSVRFSAPPEEEPPQLLQEEEEEEESVEMAQEVELEAASLDEVPDVPESVQAPVCLPKEVPESEGVTESYDDYKDETTMDDSILDSSWVDTQADDDKSLATERIEPLPRTFSPAKKLPTEKQVKQKSKSGRVKGRISTPERKPACKEPVPIQREETKKKKAVIKKVELTKKSDIQSRSPSRKSVLKPAVRHARPPQHHVWAKRKPTVSADGRQPLSAVRQSRDRASTPSSTSLTKIPTSKMWASTLHPVLPNSASPLVEAATCQPHPLWAGPQDSPLLNSHLGKDGGSRSPEKRSSLPRPASILSRRTHPAEQEESSTSITSSGSTAPRRPTSFRTEVRAEHRTGRSPSMTGSVPVRSRSARSGTSTPRTPGSAAVTPGTPPSYSCRTPGTPRTPGTPKSLSLLSQEKKVAIIRTPPKSPATTPKQLRVINQPLPDLRNVRSKIGSTENIKYQPKGGQIQIENKKMDFTHVQSKCGSKDNVKHSPQGGNVQIQSKKLDLSHVTSKCGSLDNIRHKPGGGNVRIESVKLGFKDKAQAKVGSLDNAHHVPGGGHVMIECHKLMFRESAKARVDHGADIVSQSPGASGETSPHRHSHMSSSGSINLLESPQLATLAEDVTAALAKQGL
- the map2 gene encoding microtubule-associated protein 2 isoform X13 translates to MADGRQPEDSAPQWASLGAQASSSPVGHEENGFSYRSCQPGAASYTRENGFNGDLPSGHAVTAEQVSARIVQEVTAEAVAVLKGEQELHPDTAVRLPSVEDSANLPPSPPPSPAAEHFGPLEQDVGDEEEAGPLRRFQNSRERCKFLAPSISVSVPEDEPYYSDEEYYDHPLFSPEWTLSGSGPPGQAAAFRQIEEEETIEALSAAEEEEEDTPAEALEEEEEEEEELWSGEEPEQESPSELLEQAEVLGEAQALPCPQAENQALTAGSGAPNGSTEEPERFENPDKAVKMDPEKPCGERTSPVGMDFTLSEVHPGDLPSFQSVVPDKGISDALLPTLIGTEDFAIPPNGQGQTKEPMDASAHKADSPFSIENLAPSDEPKFSKAPTHEEKSLEVESIITGDKKIEITASAKTPEVPGKDSPNFDKDEEQFKDKSGMSAYFETTTLKSDEARSQGEGYYELSAALDETENAVSVPEISYSSLAQVDEKPENQKGTTEEPNVFPHAEARDDCRLSPGKLALEQRSYSLNITIGAMDQSGGQGRPRNFSPLATDIMSYTSGSLDESADYLPITTPSVEKPPSFPPLILETSASIPTPTTSPPQETVGDVKPTSPQSESPESPIPTKYSCKNGGVVMAPDLPEMLDLAGNRSRLMSENTDPEIMRRKSVPADMPALVSDSLAHLLQGSQSQRVTKSEGQLEEQGYCVFSEYSGPMPSPADVHSPMESPPMQIFNTMISVEKDAGPVPSGKEGSTFKQIAPQADEEKDTAEEPSKNDTIEAKQPEKQGDTFVTPTVTVTLEEARPGLDAQAKLMAEQEAEIADYERQIRKLEMEDRPLSVEEERELQELREKVKNKPDLVHQEAYEEVDAEDVYQLTGVAKHRIARPIKPSPTSSVESAPEEEKMQVDAEKPKPAEDKEALKAEPMKLSPAGSVEKSTKEDQLLVEPSKEKEATGEDLVQSDLVKAEKPEAQYMEDEIELAEEPEELMEEAKPLKPDDLVPEIMPETEIMGTEKDTIEMEKPETEKLETGEAATDRLEIETPETGTVELEKAETQQVETGKVETELVQTEKVAAEKAESKQAEAEMTRTEVEEKEQEEVQGAEAAVEETAEPRAAIESVVTVEDDFITVVQTIDEREEPSHSVRFSAPPEEEPPQLLQEEEEEEESVEMAQEVELEAASLDEVPDVPESVQAPVCLPKEVPESEGVTESYDDYKDETTMDDSILDSSWVDTQADDDKSLATERIEPLPRTFSPAKKLPTEKQVKQKSKSGRVKGRISTPERKPACKEPVPIQREETKKKKAVIKKVELTKKSDIQSRSPSRKSVLKPAVRHARPPQHHVWAKRKPTVSADGRQPLSAVRQSRDRASDGGSRSPEKRSSLPRPASILSRRTHPAEQEESSTSITSSGSTAPRRPTSFRTEVRAEHRTGRSPSMTGSVPVRSRSARSGTSTPRTPGSAAVTPGTPPSYSCRTPGTPRTPGTPKSLSLLSQEKKVAIIRTPPKSPATTPKQLRVINQPLPDLRNVRSKIGSTENIKYQPKGGQVQIQSKKLDLSHVTSKCGSLDNIRHKPGGGNVRIESVKLGFKDKAQAKVGSLDNAHHVPGGGHVMIECHKLMFRESAKARVDHGADIVSQSPGASGETSPHRHSHMSSSGSINLLESPQLATLAEDVTAALAKQGL